The genomic interval TCATGTAGCCTGATGTGGTCTGGCTAAATTTGCTTAATAAATTTGGCTCCTTATGTAAAgtaatttttactttattatttcaTGTTGGAATTTGTTGAACATGTCTTAAATGCAGGTATGTTGTACTGCTGGTATTGTTTGATGCTTTTTTCTCCTAAATAAGCAAAATTAAACCAATATTGTGTATTCATGCTGTCatgcagaaaaaaaagagaagcgGATGAATAGATGCTGTACCTTGTTATGTGCAGATAACACGGCAAGGCTGGCATTCCTCTTAGAGCAGAAGCTCTCAGCAGTGTGGCAGTCACTCTTGACACTCCAGAACAAATAAAACGCATTGTTATAGAGAAGCCAGACTTCTGAAAGACAAACAAAGAACATTCAGTATTACGTATCTGTTAGTTAACAGAAAATGCCTTGTATTACTATTCTGCCAGGATAGTTTTAGAGCAAAACAAGAGCAATTTTAACAGTTCAGTTTTAGCTCAGATGATGCACACAATAGCCAAAATTAAGATCAATTAAATGTGTGAGCATTTACACACTTACATATAACCCATCTGACACAGTGAAGAATGAGTAAAGTGAGTAAAATTAGTTCTCAACagctaaaaaaaatgtaaaataacctTTTTGTCCTTTCATTGgttgtgtttctttgttgtgAGAGTCTAAGGTGGGAGAAAAATATGTTATTCATAAATATTTGGTCaaactacatttaaatgtactCATTAGCCTACTGCTgtcacaaacatttattttgtcaatcattaatacatttcaaatgctGTGCCATGAAACTTACAATTTAGACCCACAATGGTAAGGGTGATGGTTGAGATAAGAATGTTCACAGCAAACAGTAAAAACACATACTTCCTTTGATGACACTCTGTTAAACAGAGATGAATAAAggttaacacagaaatactgatTGTAAACTACATGAACGTTTGGCTCCAAGAATTTCATCTGTCTCACCTGAGATCAGTGCCGTACCGTTAGGTCCTTGGTCTGCAGGTGGGCTCTGAAGAGTTTGATAAATGTCTTCTGTTTTAACAGCATCATTTTTCTGTGTCTCTCTGTTTTCTGCATCTCCATCACCTAACTCATATTCATTTATGCACACAGAAAAACGCTCCTGCAGCTCCATCACTCTCAACCACTTAACGGCACATACGCGCAGTAACAAGAATCATGTATCAGACCCCCAGAGACTGAAAAACTAGTGACGATACTTAAAAATACTGAATGTGGTTGTGTTGATCGTGTTAAAATGATAGTGTtgctttttcttttctcttaaGCACTTCCTTTTCTGTCCAAAGTCAGACCACATTTCTCGACATCAGTTGATGATGGTTTGAAAGCTATGCAGTTTAAGTCTCAGAATAGGCGCAAACAGGAAGCAGTGGGAAGAGGTATAACCATAACTTGATGACCATTAAAAAACATGTTGCATACtctgaaaaatataaaataaagcaGATGAGAAACCAAAATCAGTCTTCCTTAATTGCATTTACTTAGTGTCCAGAAGAGCTCTGTTCACACGGACAGCAATTAAATCTTTGCAGGTCACTGTATTATTGATTTCTATAGGGTTTTTCTACTCTAAACTTTCCATCAGTATCAGGCAGCATTACTATCTGAACTCCCACTGAGTTGCACCTCATTTACATTGAAGTACAATGCTATAGACTAGAGAACTATTCcttcacagacagacagacagacagacagagagagagagagacagacagacagacagacagacagacagacagacagacagacagacagacagatagacagatagatagatagatagatagatagatagatagatagatagatagatagatagatagatagatagatagatagatagatagatagatagatagatagatagatagatgggaACTGCACTTTGCTGTTTTGATTATATAAAACTAGCCCTTCAGGGTATCTTAGAGTTGAGTCTAAAATCAAATCATGCAGATTTACACTCTACAACAGAATGAACTGATCAGAAAAATCTGATCCTTCTTATGTGAGCATGGATTggtaattaatgaattaataattatttaaatacaaacaatatgcaagttatttatttactattatttaCAAATGCAGGAAACCAGCCCAAGTAGCCAGCATAATCGGGTTAGCTGCGACTGAGTGTCTGCTCACTCTTGGCCGTGTTCTGGGAGCGGCTCACCAAAAGTGAGCCAGCTCCGGCCCAGTATGGTAACCAGGTTTGGCTAGGCCTTCGATGTGCAGATTTTTCATTGTTGCTTAATTATAGGTTTTAAAAAAACAGCACTAGAAATGCATAATGCAATGCATCTCAGGCAATATGGCAAAAAGAAAACTTAAAAGAGAAAAATAGGACTTTGTTAAATGTATTTCATTCAAGTTTTGTTTgccaattaataaataaaactaccAGTATTGTTGGGAGTGTTTGTTTCGGTACAAGATCTTGCACAGTTGAGTTCGGCAGAATGTTCCATGATGACTCACCAATCGTTAATTGTGTTGTGTAAAGACTGACTCAGTCGTTAGATTAGTCCACTTCTCTGACTGTCAAAGACTACAATCTGCTCTAGTTGAGTGGGAACAGTCTTTATGCGTGTTGAATTCAGTCACAGAGTGTTTCAGCTAGATGACGTTAAGTGTGTCCTCAGCTTTAGCCACATTCGTCCAGATTACGGACCATGAGACAACTAATTTTGACAGCATAAAAAGTATCGGATTATGTTATTATATTTCTGACAAATAATTATTCGATCTAAACATACCAAACACGGATAAAATTTGATGTCTAGGCTGATGGCTATTGCTAGCTGGGTAGGGTTGTTtaagatgagcaaaatctgtgCAGAACCGATCCCCACCCAAATGTGTCCGACTTGCTCTGATATCATGCTGATGAAAACACAGAAGcccaaaaaactgaaaatattttgataatttttaATCAAGATGTTTTTGCTTCAAAATTATGTTAAAATCATGATTCACATGAAACAACagacacttttttttgtttagaaATACAATGTGTTGGGTTATGAATAATCCTGAATAATGCTGTGATTCTCTAAAGAGCCACATAATGAGCATTTCAGGTAAGAAAAGAAAGAATGTGAGACATATAATCTACCAAGAAAAAATCATTGGATGCCAGATAAAATCAATGCTTTAGCCtactgaaagaaaaatgtttcaTGACCCTTTTCAATGACAAGTTTATTTAGAAAATAGTTAACAATATAAATGGCACAAAGGCACATTTTGAGTACAAAATTATACgcctgaaaataaataaatataagtgAACGGCTTTTCCTATGTGTTTAGtgttcctacactgtaaaaaatttgtggtagtttttgttggtttaactataaaaaagtaagtaacctgattgccttaaaattttgagtttattgaaattaaaaatttgagttgatacaatgaaggaaattagtttaataaatataaactcaaaatattttgtatctgaagttgaaccacataaaacatttgataaatcatgaaaatagcactattttgcatgtttcactgcatcatcagaaataacacacacataattacccaatatgcttacaaaatcttttaataaaggttttcgaatctcaaaaaatgttcattgtattaacttaaaattttaatttcaatgaactcaaaattaaggaaaccaggtaactttttttctaaatatttttttacagtgtatgcacTGGTGAATTACGTTCCTGCTTCAGTCAACTTTACCATATTCATGCAGTGTGGGCCAGTAAATATAATTCTCCAATATAGATAGGcctaaaagaagaagaaaagaaaagaaaaaaaaacacctgtgaGCATGCTGATAACAGAACATAGCCCCCAATCACGTAATGTTACCCTTTATCAACACCAAACTacaaatgttttcttttattattgatatttatGACGAATTATCATTCAAGTAAATGCACACTTACTTTTATGTCACATGTCTTTGTTGCACAGCAACATTAAAATCTTTCAATATACTCCTGACTGGGGTAACGTTACGCTATAGAACACGGCCAAGAGTGAGCAGACACTCAGTCGCAGCTAACACGATTATGCTGCCTACTTGGGCTGGTTTCCTGCATTTGtaaataatagtaaataaataacttgcatattgtttgtatttaaataattattaattcattaattaccAATCCATGCTCACATAAGAAGGATCAGATTTTTCTGATCAGTTCATTCTGTTGTAGAGTGCAAATCTGCACAATTTGATTTTAGACTCATCTCCAAGATACCCTAATCTAAAAGTATATTATTAACGGGAACTGAACATGGAACCAAATATTTCACGAACTATATAGATTGTAACACCGGAAGTAAAACCGGTTTAGATGACGTCATGAAAAATGCGCCAGTTGTCTCTGCCTTTTAAAAAAGACCATTATTCTCTTAATTTATTTACATCACATATACTATGCGTATTCTGTTACGTATTTGACCATCACGACCAGCTCTTTTAATGTTTAGTGTGAGTTTTGGTTTCATGTGCTCTTTCGTTAACTTTGCTTTTGGCGCTTATATTTCACTGGAAATATAACTTTCGTCATTTAAAATCAGTGTGTTGTCATGTGTAAATTAAGTATATAAAATACTTACACTAACGTTTAAAATCTGAATAATGTTTTCAGAGTCTTTTGTCGCTGACTTTGCCTGTAACGTTAAATGGAAAGTGAAATACACAGCGAGTGGAGTTCAGCTTTAGACGAAAACTTGCTTCAGTAAGTACAAAACATCTTAAAGTGAATTTGAAAGTGTTTCTAGGTGGGATGGTTCATCATCACTTGTTCTTTTGGCAGGGACCCCGTGTCTGTAGTGATTCCGCCGGATCCTTCACTATGGAGCTCATCGGCCGGGCCCTGGGCCACTGAGAGCAGCTTCCCAACAGTATTCAACCAGTATGCTGAAGAGCAAGATTGCAGCACTTTTACACACAGTAATGAAACACAGAGCCAAAACGTACAGGTCTGAAAAACCTCCTAATGATATATTTCACAAAAGTGATCATCTAAAtgtagtttatttattaaatggaGTTATGTCCACCATAGACCGAGGACTGGACAGAGGAAAGATCTACAAACACGAATGAGGACTGGGAATCAGATATGGTAAGTTTTCAGTACCTTAGCAGGTTTTCTTCATGACCACGATGTGGGTACAAGTTATACTAGTAAGCACAAAGTTTACTCACAAATATagtgaaatgtgtttaaaaaggGATTTTGCTATTTGAAATGCTAAAATCATGATTTGCTTTACATTTTACACAGGATTGGCTTAGAATGTTGATGTTGAACTTGaaaccaacgtgtgt from Pseudorasbora parva isolate DD20220531a chromosome 3, ASM2467924v1, whole genome shotgun sequence carries:
- the LOC137070921 gene encoding uncharacterized protein; amino-acid sequence: MELQERFSVCINEYELGDGDAENRETQKNDAVKTEDIYQTLQSPPADQGPNGTALISECHQRKYVFLLFAVNILISTITLTIVGLNYSHNKETQPMKGQKEVWLLYNNAFYLFWSVKSDCHTAESFCSKRNASLAVLSAHNKVWLMSRTKLKQFLVSKGSSEGSGGSAFEFKDAEDDYECGIITSDVDMDHGDGFVCERVVRNLWWSRACKTWVECVGKT